Proteins co-encoded in one Pelobates fuscus isolate aPelFus1 chromosome 5, aPelFus1.pri, whole genome shotgun sequence genomic window:
- the LOC134612018 gene encoding ATP-dependent RNA helicase dhx29-like — translation MGGKNKKSRHGNSTSVQAVVASANKSRVTADQKASGEDTTKKPGSKSANVAGVNKELKSKQGPKTYSFGSSADASSSANHNKSVLKVVIDVNLEKRIISLINEHKKLNCDKGTVSGRLTSKKLQDLYVALQELSFKSEHIEEAMTNTVLYGGDLHSALDWLCLNLPDGK, via the exons ATGGgtggaaaaaataagaaaagtcgCCATGGCAACTCCACATCTGTCCAGGCAGTCGTAGCTTCAGCTAACAAGTCCAGGGTGACTGCAGATCAGAAAGCTTCAGGAGAGGACACTACCAAGAAACCGGGCTCTAAATCTGCTAATGTAGCTGGCGTTAACAAGGAACTGAAGAGCAAACAAG GGCCAAAAACATATAGTTTTGGTTCGTCTGCTGATGCAAGTTCTTCAGCAAATCACAATAAGTCTGTTTTAAAG GTAGTGATTGACGTTAATCTGGAGAAAAGAATAATTTCTCTAATCAATGAGCATAAAAAGCTCAATTGTGATAAAGGGACGGTTTCAGGAAGATTGACTTCTAAGAAGTTACAG GATCTGTATGTGGCCTTACAGGAGCTCAGTTTTAAGTCCGAGCATATAGAGGAAGCAATGACAAACACCGTTTTGTATGGAGGAGATCTGCATTCTGCGCTTGATTGGCTGTGTCTGAACCTACCAGAtggtaaataa